A single window of Caldimicrobium thiodismutans DNA harbors:
- the murB gene encoding UDP-N-acetylmuramate dehydrogenase, translating to MQWLKGLDRYLKDLGINFKEREPLAPYTTIKIGGSSERVVFPEDKEKLVKLLSFLEKEGMPFYVMGGGSNLLPADSGYEGVVIMLKSLKGIEVLSQGQTLRLRVLAGTTLNSLIRVAYEMGYSGFEFLAGVPATLGGAVRMNAGAFGKSTSLLVKRVEIYRKGKIEELEPKEGDWTYRAFRPDGVILASEIEFEKSSKDEIKRHLQEIWAKRRATQPVTEKTFGSVFKNPPCCYAGAMIESVGLKGYRIGEAKISEKHANFIVNEGRARAEDVLKLMKLAQEKVYENFRVLLEPEVKFLGLKDAELF from the coding sequence ATGCAGTGGCTTAAAGGGCTTGATAGATATTTAAAGGATTTAGGAATTAATTTCAAGGAGAGAGAACCCCTTGCACCCTATACTACAATAAAAATAGGGGGCTCTTCTGAAAGGGTTGTCTTTCCAGAGGATAAGGAAAAACTGGTAAAACTCCTTAGCTTTCTTGAAAAAGAGGGAATGCCCTTTTATGTAATGGGAGGAGGAAGCAATCTTCTTCCTGCAGATAGTGGTTATGAGGGTGTGGTTATAATGTTAAAGTCCTTAAAGGGAATTGAAGTTCTCTCTCAAGGGCAGACCCTTAGATTAAGGGTGCTTGCGGGGACAACCTTAAATAGCTTGATAAGAGTAGCTTATGAGATGGGCTATAGTGGGTTTGAGTTTTTAGCAGGAGTTCCGGCAACCCTTGGTGGAGCAGTTAGGATGAATGCTGGGGCATTTGGAAAAAGCACCTCCCTTTTGGTTAAAAGGGTTGAGATTTATAGAAAGGGGAAGATAGAAGAGCTTGAGCCAAAGGAAGGGGATTGGACTTATCGGGCCTTTAGACCTGATGGGGTAATCCTTGCCAGTGAAATTGAATTTGAAAAAAGCTCAAAAGATGAGATTAAAAGGCATCTTCAGGAGATTTGGGCAAAAAGAAGAGCCACCCAGCCAGTAACAGAGAAGACCTTTGGCTCTGTCTTCAAAAATCCCCCTTGTTGTTATGCAGGAGCTATGATTGAGAGCGTTGGCCTTAAAGGTTACCGTATTGGGGAAGCAAAGATCTCTGAAAAACATGCCAATTTTATTGTAAACGAGGGTAGGGCAAGGGCAGAAGATGTCCTGAAATTGATGAAGCTTGCGCAAGAAAAGGTCTATGAAAATTTTAGAGTCCTCCTTGAACCAGAAGTAAAATTTTTGGGGTTAAAGGATGCTGAACTTTTTTAA
- the murC gene encoding UDP-N-acetylmuramate--L-alanine ligase, giving the protein MLDKKRKIHFIGIGGVGMSGLALILNRLGHEVSGCDLVKSKYVKSLEEAGIQVFLGHASSHLEDVEIVVYSSAISKENQELKFAKERGKIVLPRAKMLSEIMQAYPKTIVVAGSHGKTTTTSMVAHLLLKLKLNPTVIVGGVINNVESNSLLGESEFLIAEADESDGSFLFYSPFIEVITNIDQEHLDFYADFNAVKKAFANFIMRCHPEGKVILCKDDPGVKEVTEELSGPFLFYGFSDGSDLQGKILEESAFPLIEVSFKGKKLGRFRLRVPGKHNAQNALGALAVALVLDLPISKALKALEGFSGVRRRLEYKGTFQGALLIDDYAHHPREISATLSAIRSLYPHKKILLLFQPHRYTRTKALWEDFLLALKEPEILLLTEIYPASEEPIPGISGEAFYQAVKEVRGVRPTFFEKDLKDARELLEKLASSELIIMSMGAGNIYHLLEELSEKGLEGYAVA; this is encoded by the coding sequence ATGCTTGATAAAAAGAGAAAGATCCATTTTATAGGTATTGGTGGAGTTGGAATGAGTGGTTTGGCCCTAATTTTGAACCGTTTAGGGCATGAAGTAAGTGGATGTGATCTTGTCAAGAGTAAATATGTGAAATCCTTGGAGGAGGCAGGCATACAGGTCTTTCTTGGGCATGCTTCTTCCCATCTTGAGGATGTAGAAATTGTGGTTTATTCCTCAGCTATCTCTAAGGAAAATCAAGAACTTAAGTTTGCCAAGGAAAGGGGCAAGATAGTTCTACCCAGGGCTAAAATGCTTTCTGAAATTATGCAGGCCTATCCTAAAACCATAGTTGTGGCAGGCTCTCATGGGAAGACCACTACTACATCCATGGTTGCTCATCTGCTTCTCAAACTTAAACTTAATCCCACTGTAATTGTGGGTGGGGTCATTAATAATGTGGAGAGTAATTCCCTTTTGGGAGAGAGTGAGTTTCTTATAGCTGAAGCAGATGAAAGTGATGGTTCTTTCCTATTTTATTCACCCTTTATAGAAGTTATCACCAATATTGATCAGGAACATCTGGATTTTTATGCGGATTTCAATGCGGTAAAAAAGGCCTTTGCTAATTTTATCATGAGGTGTCATCCTGAGGGTAAAGTAATTTTGTGCAAAGATGATCCAGGGGTAAAGGAGGTAACTGAGGAGCTCTCAGGGCCTTTTCTTTTTTATGGTTTTTCAGATGGCTCGGATCTGCAGGGAAAAATCCTTGAAGAAAGCGCTTTTCCTTTAATTGAGGTATCTTTTAAAGGTAAAAAGCTTGGTAGATTTAGACTTCGGGTCCCAGGGAAGCACAATGCCCAGAATGCCCTTGGGGCTTTAGCAGTTGCCCTTGTGCTTGATCTCCCTATATCAAAGGCTTTAAAAGCCTTAGAGGGATTTTCAGGGGTTAGAAGAAGACTTGAGTATAAAGGCACCTTTCAAGGGGCCCTCTTAATAGACGATTATGCTCATCATCCCCGTGAGATTTCAGCAACTCTTTCTGCCATAAGAAGCCTGTATCCTCATAAAAAAATTCTTCTTCTCTTCCAACCCCATAGATACACACGCACCAAGGCCCTGTGGGAGGATTTTCTGCTTGCCCTCAAGGAGCCAGAAATTCTTCTTTTAACTGAGATTTATCCTGCCAGTGAAGAGCCAATTCCAGGGATCTCTGGAGAGGCCTTTTATCAGGCTGTAAAGGAAGTAAGGGGGGTAAGACCTACCTTTTTTGAAAAAGATTTGAAGGATGCAAGAGAGCTTCTGGAAAAGCTTGCCAGCTCTGAATTGATTATAATGTCCATGGGGGCAGGGAATATCTATCATCTTCTGGAGGAGCTCTCTGAAAAGGGATTGGAAGGGTATGCAGTGGCTTAA
- the murG gene encoding undecaprenyldiphospho-muramoylpentapeptide beta-N-acetylglucosaminyltransferase: MRWVIVAGGTGGHLIPGIALAEELMQSGEEVLFISGKRPIERKILENRPFPVKELEVEGIVGRPLKDKTRALFKLVKATFSAYNLLKKYAPSAVLAEGGYVSVPVVLSAKLLGIKSALHEQNLLPGRANRLLARLVDRVFISFPESAVFFPANKTIFSGNPVRKELFLSRKREHEGPGLLILGGSLGARFLNDLVLKIIDRLFSESPSLFLIHQTGLEEYEKVKSQYEKWPLWERHKERIKIFPFIEDMGWAYQQADLVIARAGASTLSELIALKKPAILIPFPYAADKHQDKNAEVLAKAGVALVFKQEEISPEIFLERVLDLLRNNSLLQQMSSAYEGFNIAKPERIIIDEMKKILQEGRRHA; the protein is encoded by the coding sequence TTGAGGTGGGTTATTGTGGCAGGAGGCACAGGAGGGCATCTCATACCAGGCATTGCCTTGGCTGAGGAGCTTATGCAGAGCGGGGAAGAGGTTCTTTTTATCTCAGGGAAAAGACCCATTGAGAGGAAAATTTTGGAAAATAGACCCTTTCCGGTAAAAGAGCTTGAAGTTGAAGGCATTGTGGGAAGGCCTCTAAAGGATAAGACAAGAGCCCTGTTTAAGCTTGTTAAGGCTACCTTCTCTGCTTATAATCTTTTGAAGAAATATGCTCCTTCAGCAGTGCTTGCCGAGGGTGGCTATGTCTCAGTTCCTGTTGTGCTATCAGCTAAACTTCTTGGCATAAAAAGTGCCTTACATGAGCAAAATCTTCTTCCTGGAAGGGCTAATCGCCTTCTGGCAAGGCTTGTAGATAGAGTCTTTATAAGTTTTCCTGAAAGTGCGGTCTTTTTCCCAGCTAATAAAACCATCTTCTCGGGAAATCCTGTAAGAAAAGAGCTTTTCCTTTCACGAAAAAGGGAGCATGAGGGCCCAGGGCTCCTTATCCTTGGCGGAAGCCTTGGAGCAAGATTTTTGAATGATTTAGTTCTTAAGATAATTGATAGGCTTTTTTCAGAGAGTCCTTCCCTTTTTCTGATTCATCAAACCGGTCTTGAGGAATATGAAAAGGTAAAAAGCCAGTATGAAAAATGGCCTCTCTGGGAAAGACATAAGGAGAGAATAAAGATTTTTCCATTTATAGAGGATATGGGCTGGGCCTATCAGCAAGCAGACCTCGTTATCGCCAGAGCTGGAGCATCCACTCTTTCAGAGCTTATAGCACTTAAAAAACCAGCTATTCTTATACCCTTTCCCTATGCTGCAGATAAACATCAGGACAAGAATGCAGAGGTTTTGGCAAAAGCTGGGGTAGCTCTGGTATTTAAACAGGAAGAGATAAGCCCTGAAATTTTTTTGGAAAGAGTTCTTGACCTCCTAAGAAATAACTCCCTTTTACAGCAGATGAGCTCAGCCTATGAGGGCTTTAATATTGCTAAGCCAGAAAGGATTATTATTGATGAGATGAAAAAAATTCTCCAGGAAGGAAGGAGACATGCTTGA
- the murD gene encoding UDP-N-acetylmuramoyl-L-alanine--D-glutamate ligase, producing MDLRGKRVVVVGFGRSGQSATRLLLVKGAEVIVSEANLREKLPPSYLSSMEVQGVIFETGGHRAETLKKADLIVVSPGVAPEVYLPALSAGVPVIGELELAFRFLTLEERQNLIAITGTNGKTTTTAMISEVLKLSGYRVFTGGNYGIPLSEFVLSGTKVDKIVLEVSSFQLERIEEFSPRLGLLLNITPDHLDRYSSMEEYAYYKYRLFERQRDEDYALLPWKEPFYPRFKSLIKGKTFFFSETEEEGVSAFLRGEEIVLRFQKESETYDLKDFRLLGLHNRINLASSLLTGRLMGATEEACRNLIKEFTGFPHRLEFVGTYGGITFINDSKATNVDATLQALRGLSGPLILILGGRHKGASYLELVPLIREKVKTLILMGEARFIIQEDLGGLVETYLAEDLPQAIAIAFQVASPGDMVLLSPACSSFDQFRDYQERGEVFKELVRKYAPQYLKTYSEREIYH from the coding sequence ATGGATTTAAGAGGGAAAAGAGTAGTTGTGGTTGGTTTTGGAAGGAGTGGGCAATCAGCAACAAGGCTTCTTCTTGTTAAAGGGGCTGAGGTTATTGTCTCTGAGGCAAATCTACGGGAAAAGCTTCCGCCATCTTACCTTTCTTCTATGGAGGTGCAAGGGGTTATCTTTGAAACAGGGGGGCACAGGGCTGAGACCCTGAAAAAGGCTGATCTCATAGTGGTTAGCCCGGGAGTTGCGCCTGAAGTCTATCTTCCTGCTCTTTCAGCTGGTGTCCCTGTCATTGGTGAGCTTGAGCTTGCCTTTAGATTCTTAACCCTTGAAGAAAGGCAAAATCTGATTGCCATAACCGGAACCAACGGGAAGACAACTACTACCGCAATGATTTCCGAAGTTTTGAAGCTCTCTGGATACAGGGTCTTTACCGGAGGTAACTACGGCATCCCCCTTTCAGAGTTTGTGCTCTCTGGAACAAAGGTAGACAAAATTGTTCTAGAGGTCTCAAGTTTCCAGCTTGAAAGAATTGAAGAGTTTTCTCCCCGCTTAGGTCTCCTTTTAAACATTACTCCAGATCACTTAGATAGATACTCATCTATGGAGGAATATGCCTATTATAAATATCGCCTCTTTGAAAGGCAAAGGGATGAGGATTATGCCCTTTTGCCTTGGAAAGAGCCCTTTTATCCAAGATTCAAATCCTTGATAAAGGGAAAGACCTTTTTCTTTTCTGAGACTGAGGAAGAAGGAGTATCTGCCTTTCTCAGAGGAGAGGAAATCGTGCTCAGATTTCAGAAGGAATCTGAAACTTATGATTTAAAGGATTTTAGACTCCTTGGTCTTCACAATCGTATCAATCTTGCTTCAAGTCTTCTTACAGGTAGACTTATGGGAGCAACCGAAGAGGCTTGTAGAAATTTAATCAAGGAATTTACAGGCTTTCCCCATCGCCTTGAATTTGTAGGAACCTATGGTGGAATTACCTTTATCAATGACTCCAAGGCAACCAATGTAGATGCCACCCTTCAAGCCCTAAGAGGGCTCAGTGGTCCTCTTATCCTTATCTTAGGGGGAAGACACAAAGGGGCAAGTTACCTTGAGCTTGTTCCCTTAATAAGAGAAAAGGTAAAGACCCTAATTCTTATGGGAGAGGCAAGATTTATCATTCAGGAAGATCTTGGTGGGCTTGTGGAGACCTATTTAGCTGAAGACCTTCCTCAAGCTATAGCTATAGCCTTTCAAGTGGCTTCACCAGGCGATATGGTTCTTCTTTCCCCTGCCTGTTCAAGTTTTGACCAGTTTAGGGACTATCAGGAAAGAGGAGAGGTCTTTAAGGAATTGGTTAGAAAGTATGCCCCACAGTATCTGAAAACCTATTCTGAGAGGGAGATTTATCATTGA
- the mraY gene encoding phospho-N-acetylmuramoyl-pentapeptide-transferase: MFYHLLYPLSEWISFFNLFKYITFRMIYGSITAFLLVYFFMPSFIKYMRLKQFGQIVREEGPTHHQVKTGTPTMGGVIIIFSITASVLLWCNLTNPFVWLALFALIGFGGIGFLDDYLKLKKGKNLGLKAREKLLYQLILSGIFYILLFQVLGFSSTLNLPFLKRLVLDLGIFYLVFATVVLVGSSNAVNLTDGLDGLAIVPFAVSAGVYTVFAYASGHIKFANYLFIPYIPFAGELAIVCAILGGAGLGFLWYNSHPAEVFMGDVGSLSLGGVMGAIAVMVKQEFLLLLTGAVFVMEALSVMLQVGYFKLTGGKRIFKMAPLHHHFELLGWKENKVVVRFWIISVICGLLALSTLKIR; encoded by the coding sequence GTGTTTTATCATCTGCTTTATCCCTTAAGTGAGTGGATCTCCTTCTTTAATCTCTTTAAATATATCACCTTTCGCATGATCTATGGTTCAATCACAGCCTTTTTATTAGTTTATTTTTTTATGCCATCTTTTATCAAATATATGCGCCTTAAGCAATTTGGTCAAATTGTGCGGGAAGAGGGGCCAACTCATCATCAGGTAAAAACCGGGACTCCTACTATGGGGGGAGTGATTATAATTTTTTCTATTACAGCCTCAGTTCTTCTCTGGTGTAATCTTACCAATCCCTTTGTTTGGTTAGCTCTTTTTGCTCTGATTGGTTTTGGAGGAATAGGCTTTCTGGATGACTATCTTAAGCTCAAGAAGGGCAAAAATCTTGGGCTTAAGGCCAGGGAAAAACTTCTTTATCAATTAATTCTTTCTGGGATCTTTTATATCCTTCTTTTTCAGGTTTTAGGCTTTAGTTCTACCCTCAATCTTCCCTTTTTAAAAAGGCTTGTCCTTGATCTGGGGATTTTTTATTTGGTCTTTGCAACGGTTGTGCTGGTTGGTAGTTCCAATGCAGTAAACCTAACTGACGGTTTAGATGGTTTGGCTATTGTCCCTTTTGCTGTTTCCGCAGGAGTTTATACAGTCTTTGCCTATGCTTCAGGACATATTAAATTTGCTAATTACCTCTTTATTCCATATATCCCCTTTGCAGGGGAACTGGCTATTGTTTGCGCCATCTTAGGAGGAGCAGGGCTTGGTTTTTTGTGGTATAATTCCCATCCTGCTGAGGTATTTATGGGGGATGTGGGATCTCTTTCCCTGGGTGGGGTAATGGGAGCTATTGCGGTGATGGTGAAACAGGAATTTTTGCTTCTTCTTACCGGAGCTGTTTTTGTGATGGAGGCCCTCTCAGTTATGTTACAGGTAGGCTACTTTAAATTAACAGGAGGTAAGAGAATCTTCAAAATGGCCCCTTTGCATCATCATTTTGAATTGCTTGGATGGAAGGAAAATAAAGTAGTGGTCAGATTCTGGATTATATCGGTAATCTGCGGATTGTTGGCTTTGAGCACCTTAAAGATTAGGTGA
- a CDS encoding UDP-N-acetylmuramoyl-tripeptide--D-alanyl-D-alanine ligase — MLVENKLTTEEIIKATSGILVNGDMGIVFKGVCTDTRIFEPGYLFWALKGKNFDGHNFWKEALDKGAKGLILEYFPAGLKLEELPKTISIILVKDTLRALGDLAQWYRVKKAFKIIAITGSCGKTTTKEFTSELLSKFFKIAKNEANYNNLIGVPLSILSMKGDFDWVVLELGTSVKGEIERLAEITQPQVSAITCIQPAHLEGLLSIEGVLEEKTSLWRKTDPSGWIVYFYDQENLRTQAQKMPQKKLSFGEVKGADLRLLSALPLERGFQVSLEYGGSIYTFEVSLLGRHNLLNLLCAFGICIAAGLNLEELLAKLPCELAFLERAKLIQAGNYVILDDTYNANPGSMEASLFWLRDQPEAFGKKIAILGDMKELGDLAPMFHQEIGKLAGSIVDKAFFVGEMASFYARGFEVSQKPFEVFPTLEDFLERFVITEEKAIILVKGSRALKMERIIKKLCEGR; from the coding sequence ATGCTGGTTGAAAATAAGCTAACTACTGAAGAGATTATCAAGGCCACCTCAGGCATCCTTGTCAATGGAGACATGGGAATTGTCTTCAAGGGAGTTTGCACAGACACAAGAATTTTTGAACCAGGTTATCTTTTCTGGGCCTTAAAGGGAAAGAATTTTGATGGCCACAATTTTTGGAAGGAGGCCTTAGATAAAGGGGCTAAAGGTCTTATTCTTGAGTATTTCCCTGCAGGGCTTAAACTTGAAGAACTTCCTAAGACCATTTCCATTATTTTGGTTAAAGATACCTTGCGGGCCCTGGGGGATCTTGCTCAGTGGTATAGGGTTAAGAAAGCTTTTAAAATTATTGCTATAACAGGCTCCTGTGGGAAAACTACAACCAAGGAGTTTACCTCTGAACTTCTCAGTAAATTTTTTAAAATTGCTAAGAATGAGGCTAACTATAATAACCTGATTGGTGTTCCCTTGAGTATCCTTTCTATGAAAGGCGATTTTGATTGGGTGGTCCTTGAACTTGGGACAAGTGTGAAAGGAGAAATTGAAAGGCTTGCTGAGATTACTCAACCGCAGGTCTCAGCTATTACTTGTATTCAACCTGCTCATTTAGAGGGGCTTCTCTCCATAGAGGGGGTTCTTGAAGAAAAGACCTCTCTCTGGAGGAAAACTGATCCTTCTGGTTGGATTGTTTATTTTTATGATCAAGAAAATTTAAGAACTCAAGCCCAGAAGATGCCCCAGAAGAAACTCTCCTTTGGAGAGGTCAAGGGAGCGGATTTAAGGCTCCTTTCAGCTCTTCCTTTAGAAAGGGGTTTTCAGGTTTCCCTTGAATATGGTGGTTCAATTTATACCTTTGAGGTATCCCTTCTGGGAAGACACAACTTGCTAAATCTCCTTTGTGCTTTTGGTATCTGCATAGCAGCAGGTTTAAATCTTGAAGAGCTTTTAGCAAAGCTACCTTGCGAGTTAGCTTTTCTTGAGAGGGCAAAGCTTATTCAAGCAGGTAATTATGTTATTCTTGATGATACATATAATGCCAACCCCGGCTCCATGGAGGCCTCTCTTTTCTGGTTAAGGGATCAACCTGAAGCTTTTGGAAAAAAAATTGCTATCCTTGGGGATATGAAAGAGCTGGGGGATCTTGCCCCCATGTTTCATCAGGAGATAGGAAAACTTGCAGGATCTATTGTAGATAAAGCCTTTTTTGTGGGAGAGATGGCAAGTTTTTATGCCCGGGGTTTTGAGGTCTCGCAAAAGCCCTTTGAGGTCTTTCCAACCCTTGAAGACTTCCTTGAAAGATTTGTAATAACTGAAGAAAAGGCCATAATTCTGGTTAAAGGCTCAAGGGCCCTTAAAATGGAGAGGATTATAAAAAAACTCTGTGAGGGGAGATAG
- a CDS encoding UDP-N-acetylmuramoyl-L-alanyl-D-glutamate--2,6-diaminopimelate ligase: MKRLSEILPMHEVLEVFNFEGDLIVKGITDDSRKVEPGFLFIARRGYTFDGDAFIGDAIRKGAVAILRESPLAKDLPCPQVRVKNIRKALGEIALNFYERPEKELILIGITGTNGKSSTSFFLKSLLERLNQRAGYIGTLFYEIGERIPAKETTPSILEIAPLLKRALLEQLKYVIMETSSHALDQDRIYPLKFQVLAFTNLSRDHLDYHKDIEAYFSAKKKLFTDYSKNGAKAIISLETDYGKVLYNELIKMGYFKREDIFLVNDEGVRVKILERTPGLKLKIETPRGIYEVVTHLFGDYQAKNVATLWGCALALGFKDEEIAHALEGLTNPPGRLELCGKKRGAFIFVDYAHTPDALENALKSLLPFKRGRLITLFGCGGNRDPGKRPLMGKVAGTLSDLVILTSDNPRYEDPLKIIEDIKTGLNGTKPYFCIPDRRSALEVAVKSLREGDILLIAGKGHETYQEIEGKRYPFSDQEEVKKILEELEKNAG, from the coding sequence ATGAAAAGGCTAAGCGAGATCCTCCCCATGCATGAGGTGCTTGAGGTTTTTAATTTTGAGGGTGATCTTATTGTAAAGGGCATTACTGATGATTCACGCAAGGTTGAGCCTGGCTTTCTTTTTATTGCCAGAAGGGGTTATACCTTTGATGGGGATGCCTTTATTGGAGATGCAATCAGGAAAGGAGCGGTAGCTATTCTCAGAGAATCTCCTCTGGCTAAGGACTTACCTTGTCCTCAGGTAAGGGTCAAAAATATTCGTAAGGCCCTTGGAGAAATCGCTCTTAATTTTTATGAAAGACCTGAGAAGGAGCTAATACTTATTGGTATAACTGGCACTAACGGAAAATCTTCAACTTCTTTTTTTTTAAAGTCTCTCCTTGAAAGGCTTAACCAGAGGGCAGGCTATATTGGGACCCTCTTTTATGAAATTGGGGAAAGAATTCCTGCCAAGGAGACAACACCATCCATTCTTGAAATAGCGCCTCTTCTGAAAAGGGCACTCCTTGAGCAACTTAAGTATGTGATTATGGAGACCTCTTCCCATGCTCTGGATCAGGATAGGATTTATCCATTAAAATTCCAGGTCTTAGCATTCACAAATCTTTCCCGGGATCACCTGGATTATCATAAAGATATAGAGGCCTATTTTTCTGCAAAAAAGAAGCTCTTTACAGATTATTCCAAAAATGGAGCCAAGGCCATTATTTCCCTTGAGACAGATTATGGCAAAGTTCTATATAATGAACTTATAAAAATGGGATATTTTAAAAGGGAGGATATTTTTCTTGTAAATGACGAAGGAGTGAGGGTCAAAATCCTTGAAAGGACCCCTGGGTTAAAGCTTAAGATTGAGACTCCAAGGGGAATTTATGAGGTTGTAACCCATCTTTTTGGGGATTATCAGGCCAAAAATGTAGCCACCCTTTGGGGATGTGCCTTAGCCCTGGGTTTTAAGGATGAGGAGATTGCCCATGCCCTTGAAGGCCTTACTAATCCTCCTGGAAGGCTTGAACTCTGCGGGAAAAAGAGGGGGGCTTTTATTTTTGTTGATTATGCCCATACCCCCGATGCCTTAGAAAATGCTTTAAAAAGTCTTCTCCCCTTTAAAAGGGGACGCCTCATTACCCTTTTTGGTTGCGGAGGAAATAGAGACCCTGGCAAAAGACCCCTTATGGGGAAGGTAGCCGGCACCCTTTCTGACCTTGTGATTTTAACCTCAGATAATCCCCGCTATGAAGACCCTTTAAAGATTATAGAGGACATTAAAACAGGGCTTAACGGCACTAAGCCCTATTTTTGTATTCCAGATAGAAGGTCTGCCCTTGAGGTTGCAGTAAAATCTCTAAGAGAGGGAGACATACTTCTTATTGCTGGAAAAGGGCATGAAACCTATCAGGAAATAGAAGGTAAGAGGTATCCTTTCTCTGATCAGGAGGAGGTAAAAAAGATTTTAGAGGAGCTGGAGAAGAATGCTGGTTGA
- the rsmH gene encoding 16S rRNA (cytosine(1402)-N(4))-methyltransferase RsmH — protein sequence MEKRELIHHEPVLLEEVLKWLKIEEGKIFVDGTLGLGGHSSAILKRAKEDALLYAFEWNEDTLKLAEENLRPFQGRVKIIPKNFVYIKEVLEKEGVLADAILLDLGLSSFLIEGSGRGFTFQKDEPLDMRMSLELELTARDILNRFSEREIAEILERGEVPRATAFARFIVQKRRIKPLETTFDLVSVVKEFYRPLKRKEKDLLAIVFQSIRMEINRELENLEKALKDLPEVLRPGGRLGIISFHSLEDRLVKRAFKNDDRLLNLTKKPVTPSPEEVKRNPRARSAKLRVAERRC from the coding sequence ATGGAGAAAAGAGAGCTGATCCATCATGAACCCGTTTTACTTGAAGAGGTTTTGAAGTGGTTAAAGATTGAAGAGGGAAAAATTTTTGTGGATGGAACTCTGGGGCTTGGAGGCCACTCATCAGCTATATTGAAAAGAGCTAAAGAGGATGCCTTACTTTATGCCTTTGAGTGGAATGAGGATACTCTGAAACTTGCGGAGGAAAATTTGAGACCCTTTCAAGGGAGGGTGAAAATCATCCCTAAGAATTTTGTCTATATAAAAGAGGTTCTTGAAAAGGAGGGAGTTTTAGCAGATGCTATATTGCTTGATCTTGGACTTTCTTCTTTTTTAATAGAGGGCTCTGGACGAGGGTTTACCTTTCAAAAGGATGAGCCCCTTGATATGAGAATGAGTTTAGAACTTGAGCTTACTGCCAGAGATATTTTAAATAGGTTTTCGGAAAGGGAAATTGCAGAAATTTTAGAAAGGGGTGAAGTTCCAAGGGCTACTGCCTTTGCCCGTTTTATTGTGCAAAAAAGAAGGATTAAGCCCTTGGAAACTACCTTTGATCTTGTATCAGTGGTTAAAGAATTTTATAGACCCTTGAAGAGAAAAGAAAAAGACCTCTTAGCTATCGTTTTTCAATCTATAAGAATGGAAATCAACAGAGAACTTGAAAATCTGGAGAAGGCCTTAAAAGATCTGCCTGAGGTTTTAAGACCTGGAGGAAGATTGGGTATTATTTCCTTTCATTCCTTAGAGGACAGGTTGGTTAAAAGGGCCTTTAAGAATGATGACAGGCTCTTAAATCTTACTAAAAAGCCAGTTACTCCGAGTCCTGAGGAGGTTAAGAGAAATCCCAGGGCAAGGAGCGCAAAACTTAGAGTAGCTGAAAGGAGGTGTTGA
- the mraZ gene encoding division/cell wall cluster transcriptional repressor MraZ, whose translation MFRGKFKHSLDEKGRLSLPSKFREVLRVKYGTEALIITNMPECLVVYPVSEWKKMEENLLKLPFGMKEAREFLRYFLGSAEECEPDKQGRILLPQSLREEIRVEKEVMLLGMLSYFEIWNPKALDERFKKIKESFDDILAVLNPYLNGEKRADPS comes from the coding sequence ATGTTTAGAGGGAAATTTAAACACTCCTTAGATGAAAAAGGTAGGCTTAGTTTACCCTCCAAATTTAGAGAGGTTTTAAGGGTAAAATACGGCACCGAGGCCCTCATTATTACCAACATGCCGGAGTGCTTAGTGGTCTATCCTGTCTCTGAGTGGAAGAAAATGGAAGAAAACCTTCTCAAGCTACCCTTTGGTATGAAGGAGGCCCGAGAGTTTTTGAGATATTTTCTCGGTTCAGCTGAGGAATGTGAACCAGACAAGCAGGGGCGCATCCTTTTACCCCAATCTCTACGCGAGGAAATCAGAGTTGAAAAAGAAGTCATGCTTCTTGGAATGCTCTCTTATTTTGAGATCTGGAATCCTAAGGCTCTGGATGAGCGTTTTAAAAAGATAAAAGAGTCCTTTGATGATATTTTGGCTGTCCTGAATCCTTATCTAAATGGAGAAAAGAGAGCTGATCCATCATGA